The segment AACCGAAACGCCGGCTTATAAAGCGCCACCGCTGTCGGTCCCAAGAATCCGCCGAGCACGAGCGGATCGGTCTGCGCGCTGAGCTTCAATACCAGTTGATAAACCAGCATCAGGCCGCCCAGGGTGAACAACTCGCGTGATGCCGACCACCCCAAATAGCGGGGCGCGATCGCCACGCCCGGCGATAGACGCCGCGCCTGCCAGGCGTAGATCGAAGCGGCGATCAGCTTGGCGAGCAGATACCCGGCAGCCCAACCTTTCAGCCCCATGCCGAGGACGCTGATGGCCACCGCTATCAGCGTCAGTCGCAGCACAATTTCCAGCGTATGCGTCAGATCGACCCAGTCGAACCGATGATACGACTCGATTAGCGCTGAGAAGCTGGTGCCTACGAACATCACCAGCGTGTAACTGGGGACGAACAACCGAATGAGCCAGATGGTCGAGTCGCGCTCGGCGCCATGAATCTGAAATAGCGTGGCCAGCCAAGGCGCCGCGAACCACAAAGCGCCGAACAGCACCAGGCCGATCACCAGGTAGCAGGCTACCGACAACGTGAGCAACTCGTTCACGCGGCGTTGGTCGCCGCGCGCTACATGCTCGGTGAGATGTCGCCCCAGCGCGCCGCGCAACCCCAGGTCGCTGAGCATGGTGAACACCACCAGCGTGTCGAGCAGTTCGACCACGCCGTATTCAGTGATCCCCAGCGAATCGACCAAGTAGCGCACGAGCACGAAGCCGCCGATGGCGCCGACCAGGCTGCTCAGCCAAGCCACCACCGAGTTCCAAGCAATTCGGCCAGAAACGTTCATCGTGCGGCGATTGTCGACTTCCGCGATACCCGTGCGACGCTCTCAATCATACGGCAGCGCTGGTCGCGGCGCGGGGGTCCCCCTAGGGAACAGGGTAGTTAAGCCGCGCCAAGGGATTTTGACGAACAACCGGGCCGATTATTCTAATCGGATGCCACCGGCAATCCCCCGAGGACACTACGCATGAGCGAACACCACAATCACCCACCCATTCAGCCGACCGCCGGCAGCGTGATTGATCTGGCCGAATTCGATCCCGCCAGTCGCACGGGGGACGGCAACCGTGACCAAATTGAGCCCGAGTTGAACGCCAATATTGAAGCCATGGAAGGTCTCGCCTCGCGTTTGTACGCCGAGAGCAAACAAGCGTTGCTGTTGATACTGCAAGGCATGGACACCTCGGGCAAGGACGGCACGATCCGCAATGTGATGCGCGGATTCAATCCGCTGCTGTGCCGCGTGGTGCCGTTCAAGGCGCCGAACGAAGACGAGCTAGCTCACGACTTTTTGTGGCGCATCCATCGGCAGACGCCGCGGCGCGGACAGATCGGCATATTCAATCGCTCGCACTACGAAGACGTGGTGGTCGTGCGGGTGCGCAAGTGGATCAGCAAAAAGGAATGCCGCCGCCGGTACCGCATCATCAACGATTTTGAGCGTATGCTGGTGCGCGAGGGAACCGTCGTCGTTAAGTGTTTTTTGCACATCAGCAAGGACGAGCAGCGGCGTCGGCTGCAAGCGCGCATCGACGATCCGCAAAAGCGCTGGAAGTTCCGCCGCGACGATCTGGAAGACCGCAAGTTGTGGCCACGGTTTCAGCGCGTCTATTCCGACGCGCTCACCGCCTGCAACACACGGCATGCGCCATGGCACATCGTGCCGGCCGATTCCAAACCGCAGCGCGATCTGATCATCAGCCGCATCCTGCGAAATGCGCTTGAAGAAATGAACCCCCAATATCCACCACATATCGAAGGGATCGACAAAATTGTCGTCAAATAGCCGCTTTGCCCGCCCATTTCTGGCGTTGATGCTCTGGGTTGCTGGCGATTCGCTTGCCGTGACCGCCGCGCCACCAACGCCGATCGTTTTCGACACCGACATGGGCAACGACATCGACGACGCCTTGGCGCTAGGCGTGATTCACGCCTTGCAATCGCGCGGCGAGTGCCAGTTATTGGCAGTCACGCTCAGCAAAGATCACCCTAGCGCCGCGCCGTTCGTGGATTTGGTCAACACCTTTTATGGCCGTGGCGATATTCCGATTGGCATGGTCCGCCATGGGGAAACACCCGAGCCCAGCCCCTATATCGAACAACCCGCCGCCGCCACCAAGGACGGCGCACAGCGCTGGCCGCACGACTTGACCAACGGCGCCGACGCCCCTGAGGCAGTGGCGCTGTTACGCAAAACCTTGGCCGCTCAGCCCGATCAATCGGTGGTGCTGGTGGTGGTGGGCTTTTCCACCAACGTCGCCCGACTGCTCGATTCGCCACCCGATCAATACTCAAAGCTTGGCGGCCGCGAACTGTGCGCCCAGAAGGCGCGTTTGCTCTCGATGATGGCGGGCATGTTCAGTTCGGAGAACCGCGTCAAAGAATACAACGTCTTTATCGATGAGCCCGCCGCGCGCAAAGTCTTCGCCGAATGGCCCGGCGAACTAGTGGCCAGCGGTTTCGAGATTGGCTCGGCGATCAAGTTTCCTGCGGTAAGCATTCAGAACGACTTTCGCTACGCCGATCATCCGCTGGCGGAGGCTTATGGGCTGTATCAAAAGATGCCGTACGATCGCGAAACCTGGGATCTCACCAGCGTGCTGTACGCTGTCCGGCCAGATCGCGATTACTTTGGGATTTCGCCCCGCGGCGAAATTTCGGTCGACGAGCATTCCATCACCCAATTCAG is part of the Pirellulales bacterium genome and harbors:
- a CDS encoding oligosaccharide flippase family protein, which produces MNVSGRIAWNSVVAWLSSLVGAIGGFVLVRYLVDSLGITEYGVVELLDTLVVFTMLSDLGLRGALGRHLTEHVARGDQRRVNELLTLSVACYLVIGLVLFGALWFAAPWLATLFQIHGAERDSTIWLIRLFVPSYTLVMFVGTSFSALIESYHRFDWVDLTHTLEIVLRLTLIAVAISVLGMGLKGWAAGYLLAKLIAASIYAWQARRLSPGVAIAPRYLGWSASRELFTLGGLMLVYQLVLKLSAQTDPLVLGGFLGPTAVALYKPAFRLITAASPFVAVLSRQFRPLATDYHVQGRHELVHELLVRGTRLSLLLALPFSTVLFCFAFPLVRLWLAKPEFEITAWLLMLWVLADLAASAAGTQFQLLLGVNQVRFVVATQAVAAMVNLGASLALVAWLTATGRGVNACLIAILVPTIATAWLQRLLVTWHVAGVTQLGLWRYLRSGFLPAAVVGAILMVFGIGLNWLARPQSWQALAFCAVSVGLVWLALTWLIGLDSEDRRRITRLARRSPDPKPVAEPMAASATPSSCDSSASM
- a CDS encoding nucleoside hydrolase, whose translation is MSSNSRFARPFLALMLWVAGDSLAVTAAPPTPIVFDTDMGNDIDDALALGVIHALQSRGECQLLAVTLSKDHPSAAPFVDLVNTFYGRGDIPIGMVRHGETPEPSPYIEQPAAATKDGAQRWPHDLTNGADAPEAVALLRKTLAAQPDQSVVLVVVGFSTNVARLLDSPPDQYSKLGGRELCAQKARLLSMMAGMFSSENRVKEYNVFIDEPAARKVFAEWPGELVASGFEIGSAIKFPAVSIQNDFRYADHPLAEAYGLYQKMPYDRETWDLTSVLYAVRPDRDYFGISPRGEISVDEHSITQFSPTEAGRRRYLTLSPQQMIAVREVLIGLASQPPIETEK
- a CDS encoding polyphosphate kinase 2 family protein, whose product is MSEHHNHPPIQPTAGSVIDLAEFDPASRTGDGNRDQIEPELNANIEAMEGLASRLYAESKQALLLILQGMDTSGKDGTIRNVMRGFNPLLCRVVPFKAPNEDELAHDFLWRIHRQTPRRGQIGIFNRSHYEDVVVVRVRKWISKKECRRRYRIINDFERMLVREGTVVVKCFLHISKDEQRRRLQARIDDPQKRWKFRRDDLEDRKLWPRFQRVYSDALTACNTRHAPWHIVPADSKPQRDLIISRILRNALEEMNPQYPPHIEGIDKIVVK